The Helianthus annuus cultivar XRQ/B chromosome 16, HanXRQr2.0-SUNRISE, whole genome shotgun sequence genome includes a window with the following:
- the LOC110880809 gene encoding uncharacterized protein LOC110880809, whose translation MNCLSVNLRGVRDSRKVDWVRGILTSYGVHFLAIQETKLGPSVNFRFNGFWGRSAYNLESVDAEGRSGGLACLWNPGMFVCDNVIKDRQFLVLSGSLVQLGVRINMVNIYASNDASVRRNLWDRLIVIKNSIQGLWVFMGDFNDVRDESERFNSEFVASNAESFNQFILSAGLVEYQMGGGKFTYISDRGDKLSKLDRYLVCLGFMERWPTASVLALNRDISDHRPILLSTIPSDFGHIPFRCFNSWLEIPGFMDAVKQWCQEFSFNGPADLALAVKLRWLKNKIKAWLKVERGRSEGAYLKNKDRVCVLEKLAENRVLDDAELAERAECINNIMEVDKRKLSDNR comes from the coding sequence ATGAATTGTCTCTCGGTAAACCTCAGGGGGGTACGGGATTCCCGTAAAGTAGATTGGGTCAGAGGGATTCTAACCTCTTACGGAGTTCACTTTCTGGCGATTCAGGAAACAAAGTTGGGTCCTTCAGTGAATTTCAGGTTCAATGGATTTTGGGGTCGGTCAGCATATAATCTGGAATCGGTGGATGCAGAAGGCAGATCGGGGGGGCTCGCGTGTCTTTGGAACCCGGGTATGTTTGTTTGTGATAATGTTATTAAGGATCGCCAATTCCTTGTCCTGTCTGGGTCACTGGTTCAATTAGGGGTCCGAATCAATATGGTGAAcatctatgcttctaatgatgcatCAGTTAGAAGGAATTTATGGGATAGGCTGATAGTTATTAAGAATTCGATCCAAGGGTTGTGGGTATTTATGGGCGATTTCAATGATGTTAGGGATGAATCGGAAAGATTTAACTCGGAGTTCGTCGCCTCAAATGCGGAGTCCTTCAACCAGTTTATTCTATCCGCGGGTCTAGTTGAGTACCAAATGGGTGGGGGAAAATTTACTTATATTTCTGATCGCGGAGATAAATTAAGTAAATTGGATCGCTATCTTGTTTGTCTCGGTTTTATGGAAAGATGGCCGACGGCATCGGTGTTGGCACTTAACCGAGATATATCGGATCACAGACCTATATTGCTATCCACTATCCCTTCTGATTTTGGGCATATTCCATTCCGGTGCTTTAATTCTTGGTTGGAGATACCCGGCTTCATGGATGCAGTGAAACAATGGTGCCAAGAGTTCTCGTTCAATGGTCCAGCAGACCTGGCTCTCGCTGTCAAACTTAGGtggctgaaaaataaaataaaagccTGGCTAAAGGTGGAGCGGGGCAGGTCAGAAGGTGcttatttaaaaaataaagatCGCGTTTGTGTTCTGGAAAAGTTGGCTGAAAATCGGGTTCTTGATGATGCGGAGCTTGCTGAAAGAGCTGAGTGTATTAATAATATAATGGAAGTAGATAAAAGGAAATTATCGGATAATAGGTAA